Part of the Arvicanthis niloticus isolate mArvNil1 chromosome 3, mArvNil1.pat.X, whole genome shotgun sequence genome is shown below.
TGTGGTTGAAGTCAAACTGTCCCGGCCAGCTCTtctattgttctttctttttttcaggttCTCTCCAGAAAAGCCCGTTGACCTTAGCCTCTTAGGATTCAAGCATAGCTGGCCGGTCACCACCTTCTCGCTAGCACCTCATTCTCATTGCATGGACTGCTTTACATCTAACCAGCCACATTCTGCCATCGTTTGGCTCACGAACCTTCCTCAACTCATACTCATCCTGATGATTCTGGAAAGGGACCTTCCCAGGTCATTGTGACTACCTCAACAGTGGCAAGGGTAAAGGAAATGTCTCACTGGCTGCACTACTCTGGGCTCCAAAGGGCTCCAGACCCTAACTCCTTCTGGTGACCCTTCCCTATTTTTGCTTCTTCTCTCCCAGGTCTGACCTCTCACCTCATAACCTGAGAGCCTGAAGCCACCCTGTCTTTACCAGCCACCTTTGAACACCCCGACTGAACAAGTTTCAGTGTTCAAGAGTCCACAGGACCAACTTCTCAGCACCCCACACTACTGCTGGCCACTCCCAAAGCACCATGACACGCCTTTGGGTCCTCTGTCTTGtgcttttcccctcctccttgtcCTATCCTGAAAGCTGGCTGCCCCTTATAAACCTCACTCACCACATCCTACGTGATACCAACTCTTCCCTGTTTTCCAACTGCTGGGTCTGCTTGTCCACCCAAACCCAACGGTCCCTAGCAGTCCCAGCCCCTCTGTCCATTTGGACAGACACACCCATGAAGCTTCACCTTACCTACTCAGTCAAGCCGTTCCCTGGCTCCTTTCCCATTAGCGACATTGAAAGACGCCTCCGGTTCTTCCACCCACTGACTGCCTCCTATTCTTTCCACAATCCTGACAGAAGGGCGATTGCTTTTCTCCAACTTGTCAGCTCAACAGGCATATTTCGGATCATCACCCGGATAACTTCTGTGATATATCCTGATAAGGACCGTTTCTTCGAATCTGCCCAACGCCCTCTCTGGGGACCACTCTTTACTGAGACCGTTCTCAGGTCACAGGCTCCACTCTGCATATCTCGCTTCTTCAAGGTCTCAGCGTATGCCACTTTTGTAGgcaacctctctgcctctctctgcaacTACACCCTTCGGATTTCACCTTCTACCAGTCATGAAAACCTAGATCTTTCCACCACCCATCTATTCAAACAGGCAATGAAAAGACCCGATGCCAAATGGAAAAACCCACTCCGTTTTTCCGGGCCCCCATCCCTAATCTTCTCGAAGCCGTCTTACTATCCCTGCCCAACAGACATCAAATACTGCCATACCTCCCCGGCCACTCCCTGGATGCGCTGTCCTCAGGCTCCCTCCAGCACCTGCTATAACCTTACCTTATTTGAATCAGACAACTTAACCCATCCCATTACCATGTCAGTGGACCCTACCCACTTCAAGGTCAAACTCCAGGGGCACAGAGACCCCTATCCGCTCTCCCATTACCAGCCCCTCACGGGAGCCGCCCTGTCTGGACAATATTCAGTCTGGGAGAATGAGATCACTATCCAAGAAAACTGGGATGTCACTTCCAACATTTTCTCACATCTTCTCAGCTTCTCGTATGCCTTCTGTCTCAACTCTTCAGGAGTTTTCTTCCTCTGCGGAACATCGACTTATGTCTGCCTCCCAGCTAATTGGTCCGGCGTCTGTACCCTTGTCTTCCAATACCCGGATATTGAACTCCTCCCCAATAACCAAACGGTGCCTGTCCCCCTTTttgcttcagttctttcctcGGCTTCAGCTCTTCGCCAAAAGAGGTCCCCTCATCTACTCCCCTTCCTTGCAGGCCTGGGTATCTCTTCTGCCCTTGGCACGGGCATAGCTGGCTTGGCCACCTCAACTCTCTATTTCCAACGGCTTTCTAAGGCTCTCTCAGAAACCCTGGAAGAAATAGCTTCCTCTATCACTACCCTCCAGAACCAAATAGACTCGCTCGCGGGTGTTGTTCTCCAAAACCGCAGAGCTCTGGACCTCATCACGGCCGAAAAAGGGGggacctgtctcttcctccaggaaGAGTGCTGCTTCTATGTAAACCAGTCTGGAATAGTCCGGGACGCGGCAAGGAAACTCCGAGAACGAGCAGCTGAACTCAGCCAGCATTCTGACTCTTGGGGACAGTGGCCCGACCCTGGCCTCTGGCTGCCCTGGCTGACTCCCTTTCTGGGACctcttctcttcatcttcttgCTACTGACATTTGGGTCTTGTCTTCTGAACTGCCTAACCCGTTTTGTGTCCCAGAGACTTGGCTCCTTTGTCCAGGACACTGCCAAAAGGCACGTGGACAGCGTCCTCCAAAATTTGCAATATAAAAAACTGCCCCAAGACTCCCCAGATGAGGACACCATTCCTGTGTAACAGGAAGAAGTTGTGAGAGTACCAGCTATACCCTCCTCTCTACCCAGTTaatagaatccaagacaggactGTTAGTCATGGCCTCATGTTTGTATCAGTGTTGATTCCAGAAACTACAGTAATTTGGCTTCCAGgattaaaattacttatttttctagATCTGAGCTCCTTCTGCCTTTTCAGTAGCCCCCACCCCAGGCATGACCTCACCTGACATTCTTTAATTTATCACTCACCTTACTACTTAGCTACTCTTAGCAACGGCCAAGTGGAGGCCAAAGAAGGAATGTTTCCAGTGCCCTGCCTGTAAGTGGAGAGTGGGTTCTCTTATACTAGAGACTTTTTTTCCCCAGGCTTGTGCTGCCATGGAGTGGCTTGTTCCTTTGTCTTTCTTGCTTTCTGACCTCACATGAAGAACATTGAGATGGCAGGAGcttccagaagctggaaggaaggcAGCAAGGATCCTCTATGAcagctttcagagagagagagagagaaacacacacacacacacacacacacacacacacacacacacacacacagagagagagagagagagagagagagagagagagagagagagagagagagatcctattGTCCCTCAACCTTAGACCTTCACTTCAGAAGATAcaataaacatgtttttttcaAGCTGTCCGCCTAGCAGGCCCAAGACGCCCGAATCAACTCTGAGCTTTAGGTGTGGTAGCATATTCATGTGGGGCTGTCTGGGAGCACATGAACCAGGTGTGGAGGGCACAGGCTAGAGTAGGATGTATGACTGAGCTGGGCTTGGTAATTGGGATGGGCAAGAGAAccacagggaaggagaggaaggagaggtcaAGGGCTGAAAGAGTAGAAAGAGTGAGGATTCCGGAGGTAGGAGAAGCTCATGCTGGCAATGTTACCAGAGTTGCTAGAGGCAGAGCTGGCGCCCTGGCAGCCCTAACAAGCTAGGTTTGGCCAACTGTCCTCAACAGGCCAATTATTGTCACAATTAATAttgaaaagcagaaaaacatttattcagtgtggccacattgggaagaggaatGAAGAGGCCTGTGGAGCCCCTCTCTCTCCAAGTCCATGCTCTGGGTCCTGACATGAGGTTTGGGTTATTTAGAAAGCAAGAGGCAGGTATAAGGAAGCAGACCCGTCCAAGGCACAGCCCCTCCTACCATCACTGTTCCAGTCTGGTCTCTTCTGCAAGGTGGTCTGACACGTGGTCAGAGTTGTATGAAATCTCTTCTTGAGAGGTAAGTTCCTCCTACTGGCCCCAGCCTTTTCCTTCAATGAACTTGAGACTCCAGGGAGATCCCAAATTCTTAGGAATCCTTTCCACAGCCTGATGGCAAAATGGAGAGGTATAAGTGCCCCTTTAGAGTACTTTCCTTTCTGCCAGGACAGTGACAGGAGGGGATAGGGCCTGGGGGAGGCAGGGTCTGACTTGGCATTAAAGTCATCAGTGAACCTTCTAAGATTGAGAACCTACAGAAAACTGCAGGGGTTAAAAATGACCATGCAGAAGTTTAAAAACTGTGCCATAAGAAGTGAGGCAGATGAAGTAACCCTTTTAAGGACTTCAGAACCAGGGAGGGGGATTGGCCACTTTAAAGGGTGAAGCTGGGAAGAGAAATTTTATTAGGTAAAGGAGGCACCAGTGTGTTTGTGGAAAtgggctgggagaaggaaaacatTATGGAGGTTCAGCTGACACAGTGAGCAGCTGGGGGCTGGCCTGTGGTTCACCATACAAAGGCACACGGGACTTCAGCCACAGTCTGACATGGCTTTGTTTCCTGGTGCCAGTGCTGCATTGCCAAGCCATTTGGCCACTGGGGACTTTAAGCCTGATAGAGGGGCTCTGGTGTGAGAGCAAGGACAAGGGCAGTGCACACATGCTGCTGTGAGCTGATGTTTTCAATTCACACAGCACGGGGCAGGCATCCCCACAGGACCATCTTTCAGTACTTGTGCTTGGTTGATGTCATACGTGATGTCACATGTCATGGTGACTCGTGCACTTGAGTGACTGAGACGGGTAAGGGTCAGGCTCCTAAGAGGCAGAGCGGGTTAACAGGGTTAACATCAACCTCCTGATGGAATCTTCAACTCTAACACCTGCCTGTCACCATCAGCAACCAAAGAAAGCCCGGTAAACTGAGGCAGTTCTGTCCCACCTCttcattttgtctctgtttcttcttctatgtCCTGGGGAATGTTATCCCGGAGGGAAATTTATCCCACAGGTCAAAAGTCTATAAACAATACTATACCTGGAAAAGGGAGGGATTCTGGGATTCTAAGGACAGATATATGTGGTTGTGAGGattgtatatatttaaaggtGTTTGTGATCTTCTTAATGTATATATACTTGAGTTAAAATTAGCTGGCACATGCATGCTCTCAGTCTCGATCTACTGGtgtattttatttagtatgtggTTAAGTATCCATGGCTGTGATCTTCAGAGGAAGTAGGGCAATCCAGAGGCCAGAGCCCTATTGTCAGGAAATGGTAGAACCAGAGCTGGCACATGTCTCTGAGCCAAAGTTAGAAACTGTGCACCCTGCATGCTCAGTAACTTCCTCTTTCTAAGCTAAGCTTGGCTTCCAGTTGACCTGGGGCAGATAGCATGTTGACATCTTCGGGCCTTTAACAGTCAGGAACTTTATGCAAGACTCCAGCAGAATCAGCAGCCCGTGtctctggccctggccctggAGAGAATATCCTCACCTCAGTAGCCAGTCTTCTGGTTTCTGAGTTTCTGGGCTCCTGTCTTTCAAAGAAAGAGCAGTTTCCCCTGTGCAGGGTGTGTCTAAAACACAGGGTTCTAGAACTGGAATGTGGGCCTTGTCCCAACAGGCCTTCTTCCAGAAGTGGAGGGGCAGGGCTGGCTGCTGAATTGCCGTGTCCAGGAGTGAGTCCTCCACCATCGGGCCTTTCTACTGTTATGTATAATATTGTTGGAGGTGTGAAGAGCCGACTCCAGGCTAGGTCTCTGAGGATAATTCACAGATACACATGGCCAAGATGGCCCAAGAGGGGAACAGTTAACTTTCACATCCCTGAGTGGGAGGGATCCTGAGGACATATATGACACTGTGGTGAAGGGATTGGGAAGCTGCCATCAAAGACTCCCAACAAGCATATATCTGGTGGCCAGACACTCCAATGTGCAGACACCTTAGTGTCTGCAGTCTTCTCAGGGAGCCGAGAACAGCAAGCAGCAGCAAATGGCTCTGGTTGTACTTCTGCTTTCTGGAtccagaaatttatttttgtatgtatttcaCATGTAAGTACTGTACTTATATGATtaccccttcttctcttcctccctccaattccttttgtgttctctgccacatatgctcttcaaattcatggcctcttatttttttttaaaaaaagatttacttatttgtattttttatgtatatgggtgcattgtgtttgtgtacatctgagcaccagaaaagagcatcagatcctgttGTAGGTAGTTGTGAGTtgcacatgagtgctgggaattgaactcaggacctctggaagagcaaccaggaCCCctaaccatctctctagctcctggcctcttattctttattattgttacatatatacatatgcatttataaatACATCCTGCTGACATAActtagtgttgctcatatgtgGTTAGAAATGACCTCTTTGGATTGCATAGCCTATCGGGGGCTCGTCccaggagaagactgattcttGGTCTCCTAGCAACTATTAATTGCCTGTAGTACTTCATCTAGGGGTGGAGCCTTGTGAGAATTTCCCCATCCATGTCGGCATGTCTATAGGTG
Proteins encoded:
- the LOC117704951 gene encoding syncytin-B, which gives rise to MTRLWVLCLVLFPSSLSYPESWLPLINLTHHILRDTNSSLFSNCWVCLSTQTQRSLAVPAPLSIWTDTPMKLHLTYSVKPFPGSFPISDIERRLRFFHPLTASYSFHNPDRRAIAFLQLVSSTGIFRIITRITSVIYPDKDRFFESAQRPLWGPLFTETVLRSQAPLCISRFFKVSAYATFVGNLSASLCNYTLRISPSTSHENLDLSTTHLFKQAMKRPDAKWKNPLRFSGPPSLIFSKPSYYPCPTDIKYCHTSPATPWMRCPQAPSSTCYNLTLFESDNLTHPITMSVDPTHFKVKLQGHRDPYPLSHYQPLTGAALSGQYSVWENEITIQENWDVTSNIFSHLLSFSYAFCLNSSGVFFLCGTSTYVCLPANWSGVCTLVFQYPDIELLPNNQTVPVPLFASVLSSASALRQKRSPHLLPFLAGLGISSALGTGIAGLATSTLYFQRLSKALSETLEEIASSITTLQNQIDSLAGVVLQNRRALDLITAEKGGTCLFLQEECCFYVNQSGIVRDAARKLRERAAELSQHSDSWGQWPDPGLWLPWLTPFLGPLLFIFLLLTFGSCLLNCLTRFVSQRLGSFVQDTAKRHVDSVLQNLQYKKLPQDSPDEDTIPV